A portion of the Pectinophora gossypiella unplaced genomic scaffold, ilPecGoss1.1 Pgos_104, whole genome shotgun sequence genome contains these proteins:
- the LOC126380819 gene encoding collagen alpha-2(I) chain-like, giving the protein MAGPAGRSRQEMAGPAGRSRQEMAGPAGRSRQGPGWQGRLNQQGWQDQPAGAAGPPGRNGRTTRQGRQGRPAGVAGAAEPAGRIGRSTRQERQGQPAGMERQDQPAGRQGQPAGVRQERQGRPAGDGRQGSAGVGRAGRISCAVHKCSLRLSGTD; this is encoded by the exons ATGGCAGGGCCTgccggcaggagtcggcaggaAATGGCAGGGCCTgccggcaggagtcggcaggaAATGGCAGGGCCCgccggcaggagtcggcagggcCCGGGCTGGCAGGGCCGGCTTAACCAGCAGGGAtggcaggaccagccggcaggaGCGGCAGGACCACCCGGCAGGAACGGCAGGACCACCCGGCAAGGGCGGCAGGGCCGGCCGGCAGGGGTGGCAGGTGCGGCAGAACCAGCCGGCAGGATCGGCAGGTCCACCCGGCAGGAGCGGCAGGGCCAGCCGGCAGGGATG gagcggcaggaccagccggcagggcGGCAGGGCCAGCCGGCAGGGGTTCGGCAGGAGCGGCAGGGCCGGCCGGCAGGAGACGgccggcaggggtcggcaggagtcggcagggcCGGCAGGATATCTTGTGCTGTGCACAAGTGTTCCCTCCGACTGTCGGGAACCGACtga